A genomic window from Stigmatopora argus isolate UIUO_Sarg chromosome 13, RoL_Sarg_1.0, whole genome shotgun sequence includes:
- the mettl5 gene encoding rRNA N(6)-adenosine-methyltransferase METTL5, whose translation MKLKELESCLQEVDTFEEPKILLEQYPTSAHIAACMLYTIHNTFDDIEAKLVADLGCGCGVLSIGAAMLEAGLCVGFDIDDDALHIFRRNVDEFELSNVDLVQSDLCSLMAGDYRNSFDTVIMNPPFGTKHNQGMDMKFLRAAITMAKTAVYSLHKTSTREHIQKKANDWGVKMEVIAELRYDLPASYKFHKKKSVDIQVDFLRFSKT comes from the exons ATGAAACTTAAAGAATTGGAAAGTTGTCTACAAGAAGTAGATACTTTTGAAGAGCCTAAAATCCTTCTGGAGCAGTATCCAACTAGTGCACATATTGCAG CATGTATGCTTTACACAATACACAACACCTTCGATGACATCGAGGCCAAACTGGTGGCAGATCTGGGCTGTGGCTGTGGAGTTCTCAGCATCGGTGCTGCGATGCTTGAAGCAGG GCTATGCGTCGGCTTTGACATTGACGATGACGCACTCCacattttcagaagaaatgtGGATGAGTTTGAGCTTTCTAACGTTGACCTAGTCCAGTCTGATTTATGTTCACTGATGGCAGGAGACTATAGGAACAGCTTTGACACAGTTATCATGAATCCACCTTTTGGAACAAAACACAACCAGG GTATGGACATGAAGTTTTTACGGGCTGCCATAACGATGGCAAAGACGGCTGTGTATTCACTCCATAAAACATCAACGCGTGAG CACATACAGAAGAAGGCCAATGATTGGGGGGTGAAGATGGAAGTCATTGCAG AACTGAGATACGACTTGCCGGCATCTTACAAGTTTCACAAAAAGAAATCG